The segment ACACCCTCACCATTTGTtggaaataagttcatttgaggtcccttaactttacaccgaatccgatttttcGTTCTTCAACCCAAAAATCAGATACAACCAGGTCCctgaactgtcaaaaccggtgcaaacgagATCCCCAGGCAGTTTGGGCTAACGTGGCGCATATGTGGCTCCTTTAACTAGGTCTTTGTCCCACgtgacattgacgtggcgcttacatggcaTTCGAtcctggaaaaataataaaaaccgtggacccacatgtcagcctcaaaactcccttcttccctctcccctcgtCTCTCTCTTAGTATCTCTCTATCCTCTTTCTCCCCCTGCTTGTGGCCGGCTGGCAGAGCATGGGCGAGCGGTGGCTAGAGCGGGCTATGGGCGGGGCGGATCGGGCAAGGtagggcgagcggcggccggagagggATGAGGCGAGGAGGACAGTGTGTGGGGTtagggaagggagggaggaggcggggcggcCGCAACGGCCGGCGCCACCCACAGCGTCACGTCAGGTCCTTTCCACAGCGCGTGCACCTCCAGCGCCCAGGCCCGCGCCGCGGTGTTCTCTCCCtatcccctttctctctcctgcAAGAAGAGGGCCGGAGCAGGCAAAGGCTAGGGCGGGCGGCAGGCAGAGCACAGGCGAGAGGCAAGGCGGCTGAGGACAACGACAACAACGTTGGCGGCGCGGACGACGCTGAGCAATCGGTGGCCAGCCCAAGGACGACGAcgcctccttctcccctctcccctctcctcttgtTGCCATGCGTCCaaagggaggagatggagaccTCGTTAACTTCGTGCTGGTCCATGTGGCTGCGTCATCCCAGATGACCCCGCGTCGTTGTCAgtggtggcgtcgtcgtcgtcctcagtGGCGGCGGGGACTAGGGGGACGACGacaacggcagcggcgacgaccgTGAGGCGGTGCCACGGCGCGAGGAGAAGCACCCGAAGACGGCCACAACCTTCATGTTGTCGGGCCGCCCGCCGCGGGCACGCGAGAATGGGGAGGAAGGTGAGCTAGTTCCATGGCTGGGAAGAAAAGAGgagtgaggatgaggaagaagagggagagggaatgACATGTAGGATCCACGTGGGctccaccatttttttattaatttttgtGTTTAATTGATATGTGGGACCACGgtttttattacttttctagGATGGAATTGGCACGCAAGCACTACATCAATACCACGTGgaacgaagacctagtcaaaccagccacgtaagctaaaaccaccgagggatctcgtttgcactggttttgaaaGTTCAAGGACTggttatatctggtttttaaATCTGGTTTTGAAGttcaaggatgaaaatcggattaagtgtaaaattaagggacctcaaataaatttattcccCATTGTTAATCAAACATACTAACTATTTTATCTCCCTGCTCTATTGCTTAATTGATGTGATGTACTACTTCCTCCTTTGTCTAAATAAATACTCCTCTCAAATTACAGAGCGCtcccttttcttaaaaaaaataaaattaggctatatttatttatgttaagtattatatatgtacgttatatcactatatttatattttgaagatTTTTCATACGaggctaatttcatatttgtcaGAAACCTAACATGAAATGTATTAATGGTTAAAGTATATTATATAAGACTATataagaaaattaattataagtcttatattttgggacggatggatggatggagtaaatACTTAGTACATTTACTCCTGCTCTTCTGAATCTCACTTCCTCTGTGTAGACtgtgctactagtagtactaaaaGAGAGATTAGAGATTGGTAGTAATTGTTAGGCCAAAGAGACTATTATTTGTTCTGCTCATGGCCATGGTCAGTACATTCTTAACTTTTCAACAGTGAACTGCAGCGAtcgaaattaattaatttgtgctGTCCTCAAGTACGTGTTACTGAATTGAAACAACTGTAGTAATTCTCTACCAGTCTAGCTAATTGTATTGACGTACTACATggaacatgataattaattagaGCGCTCCTATACTCTCTCCTAGTGGTATAATACTATCAATATTATTAGGCATATAATCAATTTTGCCTTATTATTAAGGGTAAATCAAtaattattaatataataattagGGATAGCTTTGTCGTATGTTTTTTCCCGTCTAGATTAATATGTGGCCATCCATTACATtggcattgcccatattcatcaAAAAAgctaaagaagaaaaaaaagatttagtCACTGCTAAAATGACGATTGCAtctctccgttttttttttcaataatgctTCTTCACGTTTCTACTACTGGTTTACCATTACCTAAGGTGATAGTATAAATAAATCTGAACCCTTTAATCAAATGGGACAAACGGTTTAGATTGCTTCGTAATACCAGTAGAGAGTACCGTAATACTAGTAGAGAGTATTGTAGTGGgactcaattaattaatggtcTCTTTCGAGGTCATGGCTGTTAAGGGATTGAGATTCTCTAACTTACTTTCCACTAACTTGTGTCACTTAAAAGTCATAGGGAAGTAAATGAGAGGATCCTCTTCCGCCTTTAAGGGACCTATTAACTCTCcgtgaaaaagagaaaaaaaactgtatACAGTAAGCAGATCCTCTTCACACATCACACCTAAGAAAACTCAAACTTGCAAAGCAGATCAATTGGCAGTGAGAAATGAGCAGATCACTTGGTTAAGAATTTGGCAATTCTCTGTACGAACAAATTAAATCAGAGATGATATTTCAAGGAACTCCAGTTAAACgcgtctagctagctagctaggagtagTTTACACACTTTAGCCTCCCGGTCCCGGGCAGACATGCACGGTACATATAGTGTTTGATCGTCATCTTTCGGGGTTTCGAAAGCAGAAACTTGCATCTTCAAGAGCCTTCATGGGTACAAAAGTCGACCACATCATGATTCTTATTGCACTAGAGGGCCCAACACAACAATTAAGAGAACTTTCCCGTATGTATTCCAGattgcagtatatatatatttcagatTATTACAGGTGAAGTGAAGTTATGTTAGACAAGCTGCATGTCCATGTCCATCTCGTCGTCGGAGACCTCATCCTCTACGTCGACATAGCCCTTGGCCTCGAAGAGGGAGCGGATAAGCTCCTGGTTCTTGCGCATCCTGATTGCGCTCTCCCTCAGCAACCGGTTGGCTCGGAGCAGCACCTCCTTCTGCCACacatcatcctcgtcgtcgtcaggCATAGGCTTCACCACCTCCTCGCTGAGGGTCGGCACGGCCAGCTTCAACGACAGCagcctctccacctcctccttccccagcctcctcaccaccttcttcctcttcttcccgtCCTCCTTCTCGCGTGGCCGATACGCCAGCAACACCTCCTCATGATCATCctctgtcgtcgtcgtcttcttcttcttcgccgccgacACCAGCTCGAAATGGGGCCGCCGCTTCTCCCCATCGGCGCACCCCCTCATCATCGCCATATAAAATCAAaggtattttttattattattctgtgatgaacaattgggcattggagattattggttttgttatttggaatttattcacgaagtggttttggagatgattggattcacaGGTAATCGCAGGATTttattatttcatgtgaccggtcagaccgggctgtgtatgctggtcagaccggcggtgatcgagcggtcggaccggccagcccgcggtctgaccggccgacactgtgtcggtttcggtttcgggttgtttgtttggatatctgtgattatttcatgattatgacttctagatgaatactatacgtatgtaatactgttgtttgctactaatgagtcaagttggagatagcttggtctcggaatatggtttctttatttatttcatgcgtaggtgactcgatgccttgggagagtatttgcggtgattgacagggagtcggcttggggataagacgacgtccgtggtggtcagagatcatgcgggatacttaggctagagttgatgcacgtggttgatggagatttcatatggcatacgatggagttattgtgtgcgtatgggatgcggagtcgaatttggaaggagttcaaatttggtacgattggttatgtaaagtttctttcttgtactagagggtttcctaagttGTTTAGGCCTcttatgtataaatagagggggagcgtgaggcttcccggtatcgtttttgagagcaattgagttgagttttgagttagggtttcgagtttagtcgaaatttttgtaaggagtgctgttggtgcactttgtaaacacagagagaatcaataaagtcgtcatccactttaaaagttcttcgatttgtgtttaccgggtttcggcggtcagaccggcgatctaccggcggtcagaccggcgatctaccggcggtcagaccagcgacatacgagcggtcagaccgacttccgtcgatttcgagggtaacttttatttccgctaaaagttttcgttttttgggtataccaaccattcacccccatctggttggtttagttcttgtgattcgatcctacacgcCATCCTTGGAGCTACATATTGGGTTTACTTCTCCTCtcgctctcttcttcttcttctttgtatCTTGGGCCTTGGGTTCGAGTTCGACACCCTCCGCCTTTAATGCCTTTCGCATCCCGGCCTCCGACTCGGTCCAGCCCACCACGAATGGATCGGACTCGGACTCGGCCTGGGTCCTCCTGCAAACCGGTCCGTGTCTCGCTGACACATGCGCGCAGCCCAGTAATTACAGCACGTATTGTTTGGAATTCTAATTCTAACCAACCTACCCACGTGACCACTGTCAATATCCGGTTCTAACAAAAGTTCATGAGCTATTTGTTTTGCGGTTTTTTTGCGGGGtgttttgtggtttttaaaGTGCGAGCAGCCTGATAGTATTAattctccttttctctttcaGCCAATAGCAATACTCGGATTACATTAAGAAATAATGTTTTCGTTTACATTAAGAAATAATGTTTTCTGTTTTAGAAAATAATGTAAGAAATACATATGCTACAATAAGTTGTAAAACGAAAACAACACAATCAAACCATGCTTAAACATGTTTGCTCGCGTAATGATGCATCTAATTAACCAATTGGACGCGGTTCGTTGCGCTAACGCTTTCAGCGGGCCAATAGTTTGTTGATCAACTGGATCAATGGATGCACCGTGCTTCATTGAGCGTCTTGCCTATATATGTGGTTGTTGCATGCTCATTTTtgtaactaggtgaaaccccgcgcgcTGTTGTGGGAGTTTGGTATGATGTTAAGAAATATAAATAATGTGTAATATAGTTAGATGATAGAAACTTGCATAAGTTGATGTGGTTTATCATAATTTAAATGGTATATAGAATAATGACCTAATTTTAAAAGTAATATGATGTggttttatgagagaagaaaataagagagataattccaaccatagattaatcatttgagggctaaaaacaattgagatgATATAGCTTAATGacagaagagagaaataacactaactaagtgagaatGAATTGCATAGGTACATAGATATTATACAAAATGGAGACTTGGAGAGAGattgaaatattttgagaattatgtggaatgatgatttaacatgcttgaattttttaaagctctaaaatttaagtgagatgaactatataggcatataggatattataaaaagtgatggagagatatattgaaatattatgtgaattatgtgggatgataatttaattaacatgcttgcattttaaagctctaaaacttaataaattagcatgcttgcatgagaCTTGAGATGTAGTAAATGTTAGCGGATGACGTagcatctttgcatgttgagctttaggatGTAGAGGGCCTTAAGTTTATAGAAAGATAGGATTACTAGGTTGCATGCATGtgcttacataaaaaaaatcggcGCTGTTTGCGTTAGGAAAAACTTAACTTTCATTTTCATCCCTCAACCATAGAAGAGTATCCATCGACTATTAAAACTAGTGTAAATCGAATCCCTTAGCAGTTTACATGATGGCTCCGTCGTCCTACGTGACACTGATATGACGGTCTAGTAAATCAATATCATATtaactacttaaaaattaaatctgTAATCAAAAGAAATAGCTGGTATGTGTTTTATTCCGGTATATTTCAGATTACAGGTGAAGTTATGTTACAACGGCTCCAtctccatgtcgtcgtcgtcgtcggagaccTCGTCCAGGACGTCGACGTAGCCCTTGGCCTCGAACAGGGAGCGGATGAGTTCCTGGTCCTTGCGCATGCTCATGACGGCCTCCCTCAGCGTCCGGTCGGCTCGGAGCAGCATCTCCCTCTCCCGcacatcctcctcgtcgtcctcatcgtcctcctccatcgccTCCTCGCTGAGGGTCGGCACGGTCACCGTCACCGACAGCagcctctccacctcctccttccccagcctcctcaccaccttcttcccatcctcctcctcgcgcgacAGATACGCCAGCAACACCTCCTCCTttgtcatcttcatcttcttcgccgccggcatctcctcctccgtcatCGCCATGTTCTTCGTCTTCCTCTGGATCAGGTTGCTAGCCACTCTTGGATCTTCAACACAAATCAGATGTACACACCTCGATCCGATTATATACAAACTCTTGGGTCGTGAATTCGAAATCGTATCGGATTATATTAGCCGCACACCTCCTGAATCGGATTATATACACCGTAGATTGCACAACTTGTACACAAAGGAAATAGGAGACAACAGCGAATACGATTCCATCTCAATTAATCCTGTCATAGAGATTGACAGATCAATCGGCTGGCTCAGCgagctactctctccgtttcaaaatgtttgacaccattgactttttagcacatatttgactgttcgtcttattaaaaaaaattgtgaaatatgtaaaactatatgtgtacatcaaagtatatttaacaatgaatcaaacgatatgaataagatgaatggtcaaacacgtgctataaagtcaacagtgttaaacattttgaaacggagagagtagtatatattttttttgggttggCCCATTAACCGATGTGCCAATGGTTGCATCAAATAACAAGAGAACATGTTCAGACGGCACGCCAAATACCAACAATTTGCTCGCTTCATCACATCAGGTTCTCATGTAATTCTGGATGCTCGCTCAGTAACACATCTGGACAGAGGAAGACGGAATAACAAATGTGCCAAGGATTGAACACGAGCAGTGTTTTGTTGGAAGCATCAGTTAAAAAACACGGGATGTATTAACATTCAGAGCAGTGTTTTGTTGGAAGCATCAGTTAAAAAATACGGGATGTATTAACATTCAGAGGGCATAGCAAATACCATTGCTTGCTGCATCACATCAGGCTCTGATCTGAGTATGGATACACTGTCAGAAACAAATCTGGACGGAGGCAAAAGGAATGACAACAATGCTTGAAGCGACAGTTGTAGGAAACAATGATCACAGCTTTATATTCCAACAACTGTACTACCGTAcatactctatttttttttccggggGATACatacttgcattgtgaaactcAAGGGCAAGAGACTGGCAGATATTCAGATGTTTCCAACCTGCACTGTGAAGCTCTAAGCTTATGCCATCCTGGAAGCTCGATGCTGTAGATTTTAGAGGTGCAGGCATCACTACATGTCTAGCCGGTTTTCGTGTTCTTCTCAGCCTTTTTGAACTGCCGCCCTTTCTTTCTATCATTACTTGATGGCTTGTCAAACAATTCCTTGTATTTCTCAAGCAATTCCTTTTTCTCCTCTACTAGACCAAGCATTTCATATGTGTCTTCAACTTTCCGTACAATATCTTTGCTTGGAGGTTTACGACCACATGCTTCAAGATTCTTGAAGAGCTGAAATCATAAGCAAAAACAGGGAAATGAAATACACATAAGTGGGTTTTATCATAATATAGAATCTGTAAGAGACTAAGCGGCATCACTGATCACTCAAGACCCATCAACTTCTACTGAGGATCATTagcttaaaatataagaaaaacagTACTTGATGGACAAAGACTTAAGATCCATACCTTGACAAGCGTATCTAGCCTATTATTTCTGTAGTAAATACCCAACATAAGATGGCAAAACCGCCATGGAACTGATTGTAGATCATGGGCTATCTTCAACTCCCAGATTCTGCAAGCTTCATCCGCTCTGTTGTCCTTCTCAAGCGCACACACTAATTGCTCATATGTTCTGATAGTCTTCCCTTGTCCTTTACTCAGCATCCATTTTATCACCTAACCATGTAGTTAGCcaattatttaattttgggtttacAAACGATAAAACACAATTAAAATCAAGTAAATTATAATATCCAAAACCTGGACGATTCTATGCCACTGTTCCTCCTTTTCAAGAGCTACAAGTGCTTGCTTTAACGAGGCCACAGGAAACTCCTGTTCAAAGGCAACCCAAGCATCCAGAGTGCTGTAAACACCTTCTTTTGAATCTTCCAGGTCAAGCAGCTACAAGTTATAAAAATTATTGATTGGTCTCTACCAGGAAGCAATTATAAACAAAACCTAATTATCATAGAGACTTCATGCTGTCAAATAGTAAACTAGACAATACGAAAACTAGCTGTGCATACAGTGTTGACAAGATATTTCCTTTTCTCTGCCGATTATAAACAAAACCTAATTATCATAGAGATTTCATGCTGTCAAATAGTAAACTAGACAATACGAAAACTAGCTGTGCATACAGTGTTGACAAGAAATTTCCTTTTCTCTGCCGATGATAGATTTTTCCCAACTGGCCCTTGTTTCAATTCCTTTGTACTGTTTTGTATGTGTTTGATGATTGCAACATCATCCTGCAATGCAAAGCCAATTTCTTTAATAATCAATCACCAATCTTCTATAACTCTAGGACTGTGAAGGTAAACATCCAGCAGTCTCAAAAGATAAGAGTCACAACACAGGCAAAAACAAAACCATCCTACAACAGAAAATTTAGTGAAACTGGTTGGATTAGAAAAATGAAATGGGTTGAATCTTAAGCCTTCGGGGAGTAACCGGAAACATAAACAAGGGACAGTGCCATGGTAACAGGGATATAGATTAACTGTGAAGAAATAGATAATCCTCCTATAAGTATGACTGGAATAGGTAACTACACTAATTTGGCACACTAGTCTAAGATACTAAGGGAACAACTTTAAGGTTCAAACCTTGTGGCTTGAAAAATGAAAGACACAAAGATAAGTATACAGTTTAAGCTTTGTGTACGTACCTTCACAAGGCTTGGTTTCAACTCCCTTGATTGATACCCCCGATCGTTGGAAACTTTATTACTTGTATCTACAGAGAAATTCCTGG is part of the Oryza glaberrima chromosome 12, OglaRS2, whole genome shotgun sequence genome and harbors:
- the LOC127756523 gene encoding uncharacterized protein LOC127756523, whose product is MSSSRARVLAHAGGLAPWTPSVERSVASLPPVVRRRRRLRNHHQAPAPMPMDILGQSIPTIASLFGLTLHGLCDGPGPQNYPHHYQSLLPLPHTNRIGLGSPSAAAAAPMLGHLRRSSQRLPVANLAVYSIQSSHIEFIAGWCRNHSTRNFSVDTSNKVSNDRGYQSRELKPSLVKDDVAIIKHIQNSTKELKQGPVGKNLSSAEKRKFLVNTLLDLEDSKEGVYSTLDAWVAFEQEFPVASLKQALVALEKEEQWHRIVQVIKWMLSKGQGKTIRTYEQLVCALEKDNRADEACRIWELKIAHDLQSVPWRFCHLMLGIYYRNNRLDTLVKLFKNLEACGRKPPSKDIVRKVEDTYEMLGLVEEKKELLEKYKELFDKPSSNDRKKGRQFKKAEKNTKTG